TTTACCATTAATAAATGGAACTGGAAATAGGCAAATACCCACCATTTTGACATGTACAGCAGACTCTTGATTAGTCATTTCTTGGTTATCCAATCTTCTGGATTTTCCCAGGTGATGTcacagcaaaagagaaaaaaaaaagtacacgtGACATACATAAATTTCAGGTTCTTCCTGTTATGCTAATAATATACTAAGGTGGTATTTTCGGTAtgacttattttgttttttaaaaatgtttattttatgtacaaaGAACTAATATGGTTTCTTTCATTGGGTGGATGCCCTGGATACTCCATTCAAGGAAGATTACTTGGTCCAACTCAATGAAACCTATGTCCTTCATGTACTGACGGAAACACTGACGGCACATATTGAGGCTGGGTTTCCGGATCAGACTATGCTGGTTTGGGCAGATGTGAGAAGAGCGAGAACCCTGGCCCAACTTCTGTAGGTGGCTCCAGTAAGGCTGCTGGTGACCCATCTTGCTTTCGGGAGTGCAATGAGGCAAAAGGCTTTGTTATGATTTAACATAGCCTATATTTGAcatataaagcattttttttttttttctaagaagctCAGCAAGGGTTTTACTCTATCCAGCATAGTTTTGGATTAAACATTTTGTATGGAGAATCTGAAGCTCTCCTACAAGAACTTATATGGtattaagaaaattgaataaaCTGAAAATGGAGTACATATTTGCAAAGAGCACTTTATTGCAAGAATATTTTATCAACACTTTCTCTACATGTAAGGATGAAGTTTGTGGGAAAATTATGCATTGCTACTACGGAATCAATATAGGAATATACAGACAGAACAAAGTAAGGGAAGACATAACACAAAAGTCTaatttttccttcaattttcctatattaaaatctttaattttttttgtttttgagatggagtcttgctctgttgccaggctggagtgcagtggcgtgatctcggctcactgcaacctctgactcccaggttcaaatgattctgctgcctcagccttccaagtaggtgggattacaggcgcatgctgccatgcccggctaatttttgcatttttagtagagacggggtttcaccatgttggccaggatggccttgatctcctgaccttgtgatccgcctgcctcagcctcccaaactgctgggatacaggcgtgagccactgcgcctggcctaaatctttaatttttaaatatgatatgACTAAGATATGAGCTGCATTTGAATTGTGCATTGTGTCTAGCACAAAATAGGTATGTGACAGTGTTTATTAACTGAATGAACCTTTTAGGCTCTGGGTGAAGTTTAAATATATCTGTTCATCAAACAAAAGGAACCAGTTTTTAAAACATCCTTCATCATTATtctaaggttttttgttgttgctgtgttGGTAGTATAAAACTCAGGGAAAATTACTAATCTATTTTTGTTCCATAATGActttacttttactttatttcaaataagtaaaattttataattaaagcaCTATTTAAAAATGGCAACTTACTTgaaggggagaaaatatctgACTTTTTCTTAAACTCTAGTAATGTAAGTTGGACATTAGATCTGTGTTCTTTATAATTAAAAGGTGTCATAGCAGATACATCAAATTTTCTCAAATTCTAACATTTGGTCCCTACCCCCTTCCATTTTAAGTCCATGAAATtacaaaatgtctttttcttcctctctcagaAAGCCTGCTAGTAAGTTGATAGTCTCATAATTGATGGCATCTTAGAATTAAGTACACATGATTTCCAAATAGTAAGATGATAACTTGCAATTTTTCACATCTGAAAAAGAGTGTATCtgcatatgagtgtgtgtatatatatcgaTATAaagatgtgtatgtgtatatctttatacata
The nucleotide sequence above comes from Macaca nemestrina isolate mMacNem1 chromosome 4, mMacNem.hap1, whole genome shotgun sequence. Encoded proteins:
- the LOC112425539 gene encoding small ribosomal subunit protein uS14-like, coding for MGHQQPYWSHLQKLGQGSRSSHICPNQHSLIRKPSLNMCRQCFRQYMKDIGFIELDQVIFLEWSIQGIHPMKETILVLCT